The following coding sequences are from one Seonamhaeicola sp. ML3 window:
- a CDS encoding family 78 glycoside hydrolase catalytic domain, producing the protein MKYLRNFGTYLIIVLVINLFSSCNTKPSEVKVTELKCEYKSNPLGIDNTAPRLSWKLLEDLKTRGQKQTAYQILVSSTLEHLESNNGDVWDSDKIETNQSVNVNYQGKTLESAKQYFWKVKIWDKDEVASSWSEPASFSMGLLSQSDWNGEWIMKSDQEKTDHNWYRKNFELKENPSSAFVFVGSFGYHELYVNGEKITDNVLNPVSSYMKKRIPYLTYDVSDKLKEGDNVIAIWHAAGWSRWRRIREYRNIPFVFKAQAEIAVGDEEITLKSDTSWKTKKSHSEYYGDWDILRFGGETIDDRKKEDDWCNADYDDSDWINATVYNHEALNAQIPEGNNISIALNSKKDRAFRALYGPIKAELSSQMVEPQVKFEAFRAKAIRNNRDGTFRIDMGRNYTGFFEMKLQNGVEGDSVLFEISDQKEVVMNWKQKSKYIFGKSGKGTFTNRFNVAGGRYITVYGLKYEPRVYDAKGYVVTNDRKQISQFKSSDSLLNKIYEVNLDTYLANTMDGILVDCPHRERRGWGEVTVAAMYGDALPNFESGAYMDQYLQYTRDAQFGDGKIRAVINEEDRPFLMWKANSPLTVWETYRMLGDKKVLEDNYESMQKWMNWLYKNSNFSQGGALKIGERGKREMPGLGDWCTPRGNFWTSSNSPGAAHFNNCLYAYMLQCAKGIAKALGKTEDEKEYAKRLEVQQKATHRLSYNTDTGKYLDGIQVNQAFALLAGVTPEESQDKVTAQLVNNVLYDFPYYDTGSSGQALYTRYFIESGERMDLVYELLKDKHHPSYGYFLEQGHTTWPERWSAVGNSQIHTCYTGIGGYFIKGFGGIRPNPEHLGMQEMLIKPALVGDLKFANTEYKSMYGTIVVNWEKQDDGALFHIEIPANTSARVYLPANDKNNVYEGEQLAETSEGIEYVGSEKNEAVGNYIIYNVASGIYDFKVNALPKTEFPDPTHSSSNLASIARMNASSMFIETEKLPGFEAFKANDDNQETRWLANGNTNQYLEVEWVKPQIFSKVRIDEYGQNISKYTIEYFQNDEWVILTNGSKCGANKEHVFNAVTSNKCRVFIEAADKAPSIKEIKIFK; encoded by the coding sequence ATGAAATATCTAAGGAATTTTGGAACATATCTAATCATTGTATTGGTTATAAATCTGTTTAGTAGTTGTAATACTAAACCTTCCGAAGTGAAGGTTACGGAGCTGAAATGTGAATATAAATCGAACCCTTTGGGAATTGATAATACAGCACCAAGGTTAAGTTGGAAATTGCTAGAGGATTTAAAAACAAGAGGACAAAAACAAACTGCTTATCAAATATTAGTGTCAAGTACTTTAGAACATTTGGAAAGCAATAATGGCGATGTTTGGGATTCTGATAAAATTGAAACCAACCAATCGGTAAATGTCAATTATCAAGGAAAAACATTAGAATCGGCGAAACAATACTTCTGGAAAGTAAAAATTTGGGATAAAGATGAAGTCGCTTCAAGCTGGAGCGAGCCCGCTTCATTTTCTATGGGCTTGTTAAGCCAATCTGACTGGAATGGCGAATGGATTATGAAATCAGACCAAGAAAAGACAGACCATAACTGGTATAGAAAGAATTTTGAATTAAAAGAAAATCCGTCTTCCGCATTTGTATTCGTTGGCTCTTTCGGTTATCACGAATTGTATGTTAATGGAGAAAAAATTACAGATAACGTACTAAACCCAGTGTCTTCATATATGAAAAAACGGATTCCTTACCTCACTTATGATGTTTCGGATAAATTGAAGGAAGGTGATAATGTGATTGCCATTTGGCATGCTGCGGGTTGGTCTCGATGGCGACGTATTAGAGAGTACAGGAATATTCCTTTTGTGTTTAAAGCCCAGGCAGAAATTGCAGTTGGCGATGAAGAAATAACTTTAAAATCTGATACTTCATGGAAAACCAAAAAAAGCCATTCTGAATATTACGGCGATTGGGACATTTTACGTTTTGGCGGTGAAACCATTGATGACAGAAAAAAGGAAGACGATTGGTGTAATGCCGATTATGACGATAGCGATTGGATAAATGCTACTGTGTATAACCACGAAGCATTAAACGCACAAATACCCGAGGGGAATAATATCAGTATCGCATTGAATAGCAAAAAAGATAGAGCGTTTAGGGCTTTATATGGACCCATAAAGGCAGAATTAAGTTCACAAATGGTGGAGCCTCAGGTAAAATTTGAGGCATTTAGAGCTAAGGCCATTAGAAACAACAGAGATGGTACCTTTCGTATAGATATGGGGCGCAATTATACAGGTTTCTTCGAAATGAAGTTACAAAATGGAGTGGAAGGCGATTCTGTACTTTTTGAAATAAGCGACCAAAAAGAAGTAGTGATGAATTGGAAGCAAAAAAGTAAATACATTTTTGGGAAGTCGGGAAAAGGCACATTTACCAATCGTTTTAACGTAGCAGGCGGTCGTTATATTACGGTTTATGGTTTAAAGTATGAACCAAGGGTATATGACGCAAAAGGTTACGTAGTGACCAACGATAGAAAACAAATTAGTCAATTTAAATCTTCCGATTCATTGTTGAATAAAATTTACGAAGTAAATCTTGATACTTATTTAGCGAACACTATGGATGGTATTTTGGTTGATTGTCCACACCGTGAACGTCGTGGTTGGGGTGAAGTTACAGTTGCCGCAATGTACGGTGATGCTTTACCTAACTTTGAAAGTGGTGCTTACATGGACCAATATTTACAATATACCAGAGATGCCCAATTTGGGGATGGAAAAATACGTGCTGTAATTAATGAAGAAGACCGTCCGTTTTTAATGTGGAAGGCAAATAGCCCTTTAACCGTTTGGGAAACCTACCGCATGTTAGGTGATAAAAAGGTGTTGGAAGATAATTATGAATCCATGCAAAAATGGATGAATTGGTTATACAAGAATTCCAATTTTAGTCAAGGAGGAGCTCTAAAAATTGGCGAGCGTGGTAAACGCGAAATGCCTGGGTTAGGCGATTGGTGCACGCCACGTGGTAATTTTTGGACAAGTAGTAATTCTCCTGGAGCAGCCCACTTTAATAATTGTTTATATGCCTATATGTTACAATGTGCTAAGGGAATAGCTAAGGCTTTGGGTAAAACGGAAGATGAAAAGGAATATGCAAAGCGATTAGAAGTACAACAAAAAGCTACACATAGGTTGTCCTATAATACTGATACTGGAAAGTATTTAGATGGTATTCAGGTGAATCAAGCGTTTGCACTACTTGCGGGAGTAACGCCTGAAGAATCTCAGGATAAAGTAACAGCACAACTTGTAAATAATGTGCTATATGATTTTCCGTACTATGACACAGGGAGTTCTGGGCAAGCACTTTACACACGTTATTTCATTGAATCTGGAGAGCGTATGGATTTGGTTTATGAGTTGTTAAAAGATAAACATCACCCAAGCTATGGTTACTTTTTAGAGCAAGGACATACCACATGGCCAGAGCGTTGGTCTGCGGTTGGTAATAGTCAAATTCACACCTGTTACACTGGTATCGGTGGTTATTTTATCAAAGGTTTTGGTGGTATTCGTCCCAATCCAGAACACCTGGGTATGCAAGAGATGTTGATTAAACCTGCGCTTGTGGGCGATTTAAAATTTGCAAATACCGAATACAAATCCATGTACGGTACTATCGTTGTCAATTGGGAAAAACAGGATGATGGTGCTTTGTTTCATATTGAAATTCCAGCAAACACTTCGGCAAGGGTGTATTTACCAGCAAATGATAAAAATAATGTTTATGAAGGTGAACAATTAGCTGAAACATCTGAAGGTATTGAATATGTTGGTTCAGAAAAAAATGAAGCGGTTGGTAATTACATAATATACAATGTAGCCTCAGGTATTTATGATTTTAAAGTGAATGCATTACCGAAAACAGAATTTCCAGACCCGACACATTCATCCAGCAACTTAGCATCAATTGCAAGAATGAATGCATCATCCATGTTTATTGAAACCGAAAAACTACCGGGATTTGAGGCCTTCAAGGCTAATGATGACAATCAAGAAACTAGATGGCTTGCCAACGGTAATACGAATCAATATTTAGAGGTAGAATGGGTAAAGCCTCAAATATTTAGCAAAGTGCGTATTGATGAATACGGACAAAATATTTCAAAATATACCATTGAATATTTTCAAAATGATGAGTGGGTTATTTTGACTAACGGCTCTAAATGTGGAGCTAATAAAGAACATGTTTTTAATGCAGTAACCTCTAATAAGTGTAGGGTATTCATTGAAGCAGCAGATAAAGCCCCCTCAATCAAAGAAATTAAAATTTTTAAATAA
- a CDS encoding alpha-L-rhamnosidase N-terminal domain-containing protein produces the protein MTNDVKNGANVAGVMLGRGFYGMMAYDHRGYYKKMDGLIGQPKLMCRIKVDYEDGTSKDI, from the coding sequence ATTACCAACGACGTAAAAAATGGCGCTAACGTAGCAGGAGTGATGTTAGGGCGTGGCTTTTACGGTATGATGGCTTACGACCACAGGGGATATTATAAAAAAATGGATGGATTGATTGGTCAGCCAAAATTAATGTGTCGTATAAAGGTAGACTATGAAGATGGCACTTCAAAAGACATTTAA
- a CDS encoding alpha-L-rhamnosidase N-terminal domain-containing protein, which produces MNSKKIGNSVLDPGWTDYRKTILYATH; this is translated from the coding sequence ATCAATAGTAAAAAGATAGGGAATTCCGTTTTAGATCCGGGTTGGACAGATTATAGAAAAACCATTTTATACGCCACACACTAA
- a CDS encoding sulfatase — protein sequence MKIKKNIPFFCALFSLFLITGCQKKQVNQKPNVLLICVDDLRPELKSFGADYIHSPNIDALAAVGVAFQNHYVNAPSCGPSRYTLLTGHYGPAGNNALFLRAKKMNEGAEEIDKSMPEWFKSNGYTTVSVGKVSHHPGGRGGKNWNDSTKIEMPNAWDKHLMPVAEWEHPRGMMHGLAHGEIREKAGNMDVFQSVEGDDYTYPDGAIADEALKQLRELTSTNEKPFFLAVGIIKPHLPFGAPKSYYDNYEGVALPEISHPERPHGKTTWHGSGEFKKYNSWGKNPNKDAAFADDVRRHYAACVSYADAQVGKVLAELIRTGADKNTIVMLWGDHGWHLGEHAIWGKHSLFEESLHAPLIIHYPGMKNKGANTNAIVETVDIFPTLCDLAGIETPNYAKGESVKEILVDPDMIGHTAVAYTSKASTIRTSTHRMTLHKDGFVELYDHTSAEKETKNIADENPELVEELKKKLNNKMY from the coding sequence ATGAAAATTAAAAAAAACATACCATTTTTTTGTGCGCTGTTTTCCTTGTTCCTAATAACAGGATGTCAAAAAAAACAAGTTAACCAAAAACCTAATGTGCTGCTCATTTGTGTGGATGACCTGCGTCCTGAATTGAAAAGCTTTGGAGCAGATTATATTCACTCGCCAAATATTGATGCTTTAGCCGCAGTAGGTGTTGCATTTCAAAATCATTATGTTAATGCTCCAAGTTGCGGGCCATCACGATATACTTTATTGACAGGTCATTACGGACCAGCTGGTAATAATGCACTTTTTCTTCGGGCAAAAAAAATGAATGAAGGCGCTGAAGAAATTGATAAAAGCATGCCCGAGTGGTTTAAAAGTAATGGTTACACGACGGTTTCTGTAGGTAAAGTATCACACCATCCTGGAGGTCGAGGAGGCAAAAATTGGAATGACAGCACAAAAATTGAAATGCCAAATGCTTGGGATAAACACCTAATGCCGGTAGCCGAATGGGAACATCCTCGTGGCATGATGCACGGATTAGCCCATGGCGAGATTCGGGAGAAAGCAGGTAATATGGACGTTTTTCAATCCGTGGAAGGCGATGATTATACCTATCCAGATGGCGCAATTGCCGATGAAGCTTTAAAACAATTACGAGAGCTTACTAGTACAAACGAGAAACCGTTTTTTCTTGCCGTTGGTATTATCAAACCGCACCTGCCTTTTGGGGCGCCAAAATCTTACTATGATAATTATGAAGGTGTTGCGTTGCCAGAAATAAGCCATCCTGAAAGACCACATGGAAAAACCACATGGCACGGGTCTGGCGAGTTCAAGAAATACAATAGCTGGGGTAAAAATCCTAATAAAGATGCTGCTTTTGCTGACGATGTACGCCGTCATTATGCGGCATGTGTGAGTTATGCCGATGCCCAAGTAGGCAAAGTACTGGCAGAATTAATACGGACAGGAGCAGATAAGAATACGATTGTTATGTTGTGGGGAGACCACGGGTGGCACCTAGGAGAACATGCTATTTGGGGAAAACATAGTCTGTTCGAGGAGTCCTTACATGCACCTCTTATAATACATTATCCTGGCATGAAGAATAAAGGTGCTAACACCAATGCCATTGTTGAAACAGTTGATATTTTTCCAACCTTATGTGATTTAGCGGGTATTGAAACGCCTAATTATGCGAAAGGGGAATCAGTTAAAGAGATTTTAGTAGATCCTGATATGATTGGCCACACTGCGGTAGCATACACTAGTAAAGCTTCAACCATCAGAACATCAACGCACAGGATGACACTTCATAAAGATGGATTTGTGGAATTATATGATCATACCTCTGCAGAAAAAGAAACCAAGAATATTGCTGATGAAAACCCAGAATTAGTTGAGGAGTTAAAGAAAAAGTTAAATAACAAAATGTATTGA
- a CDS encoding glycoside hydrolase family 3 N-terminal domain-containing protein, with the protein MKQKLFTISYLLLLFSTLSIAQTNSKIYKEGWNDLNKNGKMDVYENPNAPIDKRVEDLLSQMTLDEKTCQFGTIYGYKRVIKDIHPTEDWKKRIWKDGAGNLDEHMNGRGGIKPYLGFKEHAELMNEIQAWFLEETRLGIPVDFTCEGIRGVGYINASNFPNQTGIGATWDLDLVRRVGEVTGKEGKAVGYTNVYSPILDVSRDPRWGRAVECYGEDPFLVGEMGKAQVNGIQSAGMAATAKHFAAYSAPAGGRDGRCRTDPQVPFRDMHELLLAPFRKVFTETDIMGTMSSLNSYDGVPVTGSHYFLTELLRNQYGFKGYVVSDSGADFWMFTRHKTSPSVVDAIATAYNAGLNVRTDFKSMEDLVQPLRDALEQGKVTEETLNSRVSDVLRVKFKLGLFDTPFVDADKANAIVHNEEHEGITLEAARKAIVLVKNEDKALPLDAKQIKTLLVTGPNANHKGPMISKYGPGQSKVITPFRGIKAFLGDQVNVLYAEGCKHIDAMFPKSDVMPTEPNEEEWAQLNEAKEKAKQADAIVVVVGDDHFTTGEAHSRTSLNLPGHQRLLIQEMVKSGKPVTVVLMIGRAASINWTDENVPGIIVSWFGGEKVGQAVVETLFGDYNPGGKLPVTFPRTVGQLPMAFPYRVLAWGGQSRKNDPNGWGQTRLVDPLYHFGHGLSYTSFEYDDLNISPENPSVTDTITISCTVKNTGNRDGDEVVQLYLRDQIASVSPFDQLLRGFERLSLKKGASRKVTFTINPKRDLEMLGLDNTWIVEPGVFNVHVGTSSADIKLKGAFTLR; encoded by the coding sequence ATGAAACAAAAACTTTTTACCATAAGCTACTTACTGCTGTTGTTTTCAACACTAAGTATAGCGCAGACAAATTCTAAAATTTACAAAGAAGGGTGGAATGATTTGAACAAAAATGGGAAAATGGATGTCTACGAAAATCCGAATGCACCTATAGATAAACGTGTAGAAGACTTATTGTCTCAAATGACATTAGATGAAAAAACCTGTCAGTTCGGAACTATTTATGGGTACAAAAGAGTCATTAAAGACATACATCCTACAGAAGATTGGAAAAAACGTATTTGGAAAGATGGTGCAGGTAACTTAGACGAGCACATGAATGGACGAGGAGGCATAAAGCCTTATCTCGGTTTTAAAGAACACGCTGAGTTAATGAATGAAATTCAAGCGTGGTTTTTAGAAGAAACACGGTTGGGGATTCCAGTTGATTTTACCTGTGAAGGTATTCGTGGTGTCGGGTATATCAATGCATCTAATTTCCCAAATCAAACGGGAATTGGTGCCACTTGGGATTTGGATTTGGTAAGACGAGTGGGCGAGGTAACAGGAAAAGAAGGTAAAGCTGTAGGGTATACCAATGTGTATTCTCCAATACTAGATGTAAGTAGAGACCCAAGATGGGGACGCGCTGTAGAGTGCTATGGAGAAGATCCCTTTTTAGTGGGCGAGATGGGAAAAGCCCAAGTGAATGGTATTCAGTCGGCAGGAATGGCTGCAACAGCAAAGCACTTTGCGGCTTATAGCGCACCTGCTGGTGGGCGTGATGGTCGCTGCCGTACCGATCCACAAGTGCCTTTTCGTGACATGCACGAATTGTTGCTCGCCCCTTTCCGCAAGGTGTTCACTGAAACCGATATAATGGGAACCATGAGCTCATTGAATAGTTATGATGGAGTTCCGGTTACAGGAAGTCATTATTTTTTAACCGAACTGTTGAGAAATCAATACGGCTTTAAAGGGTATGTCGTATCCGATAGTGGAGCTGATTTCTGGATGTTCACCCGACATAAAACATCACCATCGGTGGTCGATGCTATTGCAACGGCCTACAATGCAGGACTTAATGTACGTACTGATTTTAAATCTATGGAAGATTTGGTACAACCCTTGCGTGATGCTTTAGAACAAGGTAAAGTAACAGAAGAGACTTTGAATTCCAGAGTCTCAGACGTTTTAAGAGTAAAATTTAAACTCGGCCTTTTTGATACCCCTTTTGTGGATGCCGATAAAGCTAACGCAATCGTGCATAATGAAGAACACGAGGGGATAACCCTAGAAGCGGCTAGAAAAGCGATTGTTCTTGTTAAGAACGAAGACAAGGCTTTACCCTTGGATGCAAAACAAATAAAAACATTATTGGTTACCGGGCCAAATGCCAATCATAAAGGGCCAATGATTAGTAAATATGGACCAGGCCAATCTAAAGTAATCACTCCTTTTAGAGGAATTAAGGCCTTTTTAGGAGATCAGGTAAATGTGTTGTATGCCGAAGGCTGTAAGCATATCGATGCGATGTTTCCCAAATCGGATGTAATGCCTACGGAGCCTAATGAAGAGGAATGGGCACAACTGAATGAAGCTAAAGAAAAAGCCAAGCAAGCCGATGCTATTGTAGTGGTGGTGGGCGATGATCATTTTACAACTGGCGAAGCGCACTCAAGAACGTCGCTTAATTTACCTGGGCATCAACGCTTATTGATTCAGGAAATGGTAAAATCAGGTAAGCCTGTTACTGTAGTTCTTATGATTGGTCGAGCGGCTTCTATAAACTGGACCGATGAAAATGTTCCCGGAATAATTGTAAGTTGGTTTGGTGGCGAGAAAGTGGGACAGGCTGTTGTCGAAACCTTATTTGGTGATTATAACCCAGGAGGAAAATTACCTGTTACTTTTCCCCGCACCGTGGGACAATTACCTATGGCATTTCCTTACCGCGTTTTAGCTTGGGGCGGACAAAGTAGAAAAAATGATCCTAACGGATGGGGACAAACGCGCTTAGTTGATCCGCTTTATCATTTTGGGCACGGCTTGAGTTATACCTCTTTTGAATATGATGATTTGAACATAAGTCCTGAAAACCCTTCTGTTACTGATACCATAACCATTAGTTGTACTGTAAAAAACACAGGAAATCGTGATGGCGATGAGGTAGTACAGTTATATCTTAGAGACCAAATTGCATCTGTGTCTCCGTTTGACCAATTGCTACGTGGTTTTGAACGCTTATCATTGAAAAAAGGAGCGTCTCGTAAGGTTACATTTACTATCAATCCTAAGCGCGATTTAGAAATGTTAGGATTAGATAATACTTGGATTGTTGAACCGGGAGTATTCAATGTTCATGTAGGGACTTCTTCCGCAGATATTAAACTCAAGGGAGCGTTTACCTTACGTTAA
- a CDS encoding L-fucose/L-arabinose isomerase family protein — translation MKVGLFGIGLDTYWPQFEGLLERLEGYQQQIADKMEGFGAEVINVGLVDAPQVARDKAEILKKEDVDILFLYVSTYALSSTVLPVVQKLKCPTIILNIQPVAAIDYESFNKLGDRGTMTGEWLAHCQACSVPELANVFNRSGIDYEFVTGYLDEQAVWDDIQDWIDAAKVAKVMANNRLGVLGHYYCGMLDVYADLTKQSAAFGTHIEIVEMCEVKKYRDAVTEQEIEEKITEFRSAFEVIDACEQSELVRAAKTSIALDKLVENHKLGSMAYYYEGETANDYENIVTSVIAGNTLLTGKNVPVAGEYEVKNAQAMKIMDAFGVGGSFSEFYAMDFNDDIVMLGHDGPAHFAIAEGRVQLVPLPVYHGKPGKGLSIQMTVQHGPVTLLSVVEGKDDVFLLVAEGESVEGPVLHIGNTNSRYRFSIGARAFMNEWSKQGPSHHCAIGVGHIANKIEKLGNLLNLRVVRIC, via the coding sequence ATGAAAGTAGGATTATTTGGTATCGGTTTAGATACGTATTGGCCCCAGTTCGAAGGTTTATTAGAACGATTGGAAGGCTATCAGCAACAAATTGCAGATAAAATGGAAGGCTTTGGTGCCGAGGTGATAAATGTTGGTTTGGTAGATGCGCCTCAAGTGGCTCGAGATAAAGCTGAAATTCTAAAAAAGGAAGATGTTGATATCTTGTTTTTATATGTGTCTACGTATGCATTATCCTCAACTGTGTTGCCCGTAGTTCAAAAGTTAAAATGTCCAACTATTATTTTGAATATTCAACCTGTGGCTGCGATTGATTACGAGAGTTTTAATAAACTTGGAGACCGAGGCACCATGACAGGTGAATGGCTTGCGCATTGTCAGGCGTGTTCGGTACCGGAGTTGGCTAATGTGTTTAACCGCTCGGGAATAGATTATGAATTTGTTACGGGATATTTAGACGAGCAAGCGGTTTGGGACGACATTCAAGATTGGATTGATGCTGCCAAAGTTGCTAAAGTTATGGCGAATAATCGCTTGGGTGTTTTAGGGCATTATTACTGTGGCATGTTAGATGTTTACGCAGATTTAACTAAACAATCGGCTGCTTTTGGTACCCACATTGAAATTGTAGAAATGTGTGAAGTTAAAAAATACCGCGATGCTGTTACCGAGCAAGAGATTGAAGAAAAAATCACTGAATTTAGAAGTGCCTTCGAAGTCATTGATGCCTGTGAACAATCTGAATTAGTGCGTGCCGCAAAAACCTCCATAGCTCTAGATAAATTGGTTGAAAACCATAAACTGGGTTCTATGGCTTATTACTATGAAGGCGAAACGGCTAACGACTACGAAAATATAGTTACTTCTGTCATCGCAGGTAACACGCTTCTAACAGGAAAAAATGTTCCTGTGGCTGGTGAGTATGAAGTTAAAAATGCTCAAGCTATGAAAATCATGGATGCCTTTGGCGTTGGTGGGTCGTTCTCAGAATTTTATGCAATGGATTTTAATGATGATATTGTGATGCTTGGACACGATGGTCCAGCGCATTTTGCCATTGCCGAAGGTAGAGTACAGTTAGTACCATTACCCGTGTATCACGGCAAACCTGGAAAAGGCTTGTCTATCCAAATGACGGTGCAACATGGCCCAGTGACCTTATTGTCAGTTGTAGAAGGTAAAGACGATGTGTTTTTGTTAGTTGCAGAGGGTGAATCGGTTGAAGGGCCAGTGCTTCATATTGGTAATACTAACAGCCGTTACCGTTTTTCTATTGGTGCACGAGCTTTTATGAACGAATGGTCTAAACAAGGCCCATCGCATCATTGTGCTATTGGTGTGGGGCATATTGCAAATAAGATTGAGAAATTAGGAAACTTGTTAAATTTACGAGTAGTTCGTATTTGTTAA